The proteins below are encoded in one region of Lactuca sativa cultivar Salinas chromosome 3, Lsat_Salinas_v11, whole genome shotgun sequence:
- the LOC111912610 gene encoding uncharacterized protein LOC111912610 codes for MSTSNSIDPNAISVSSPYYLGSFDTLSSILVSNLFNSVGFNAGKRAMTIALSAKHKLGFVDGTIVQPDTSSPNYSSWYRTNSMVISWLLNSLHKNIADSVLFLPTATQIWNELNQRYEQSNGALIYQIQQKPYSISQGSDEFSTYYTKFMKIWD; via the coding sequence ATGTCTACATCAAATTCGATTGATCCAAATGCGATTTCTGTTTCCAGTCCATATTATCTTGGATCTTTTGACACTCTGAGTTCAATTCTTGTTTCCAATCTCTTTAATAGCGTTGGATTCAATGCTGGGAAACGTGCTATGACAATTGCTCTCTCTGCAAAACACAAATTAGGTTTTGTTGATGGCACGATTGTTCAACCAGATACATCTTCTCCTAACTACTCCAGTTGGTATCGTACCAATTCCATGGTCATCAGCTGGTTATTGAATTCTCTTCACAAGAACATTGCTGATAGCGTTCTTTTTCTCCCAACTGCAACTCAAATCTGGAACGAACTGAATCAGCGTTATGAACAATCTAATGGAGCTCTCATTTACCAAATTCAACAAAAACCCTATTCAATTTCACAAGGATCAGATGAGTTTTCTACTTATTACACTAAATTCATGAAAATCTGGGATTGA